A portion of the Chondrinema litorale genome contains these proteins:
- a CDS encoding ParA family protein, giving the protein MGKIIAVANQKGGVGKTTTAVNLAASFAALEYSALIVDADPQANSTSGLGIDPKQERPTIYNSMVDGTPASDVVHPSDFDYLDIIPSHIDLVGAEVEMIDIEGREQRMRDALEPIKDDYDFIIIDCSPSLGLITVNSLTAADSVIIPVQCEYYALEGLGKLLSTIKIIQSRLNTELVIEGILLTMFDVRLRLSNLVVEDVNKHFQELAFKTIIPRNIKLSEAPSFGLPAIAHDAESKGTVSYLNLAQEILEKNNISK; this is encoded by the coding sequence ATGGGAAAAATCATTGCTGTAGCCAATCAAAAAGGAGGAGTAGGCAAAACAACTACAGCTGTAAATCTGGCGGCTAGTTTCGCAGCATTAGAATATAGTGCATTAATAGTGGATGCAGATCCACAAGCAAACTCTACATCAGGGTTAGGTATCGATCCTAAACAGGAAAGACCTACCATTTACAACTCAATGGTTGATGGTACACCTGCTAGTGATGTAGTTCATCCTTCAGATTTTGATTATTTGGATATCATTCCTTCTCATATTGACTTAGTAGGTGCTGAAGTTGAAATGATTGATATAGAAGGAAGAGAGCAAAGAATGCGTGATGCACTTGAGCCTATTAAAGACGATTACGATTTTATAATAATAGATTGTTCTCCTTCACTGGGTTTAATTACTGTAAACTCGCTTACCGCAGCAGATTCAGTTATTATACCTGTGCAATGTGAATATTATGCATTAGAAGGTTTGGGTAAACTACTCTCAACTATTAAAATTATTCAGTCTAGATTAAATACTGAATTAGTAATTGAAGGTATTTTGCTTACAATGTTTGATGTACGTTTAAGGCTCTCTAATCTGGTAGTAGAAGATGTGAACAAGCATTTTCAAGAATTGGCTTTTAAAACTATCATACCAAGAAATATTAAGCTGAGTGAAGCGCCAAGTTTTGGTTTACCTGCAATTGCACATGATGCAGAAAGTAAGGGAACAGTTAG
- a CDS encoding ABC transporter substrate-binding protein: MKLSANITEYTINTKDMIRQIGVLIALTFYLSACSNLSTEQLQEEEKELKIFRYNQHEGLSSLDPAQAKNQANIWVTSQIYNGLFEFTEDLAVHPSIAKSWTISEDGKLYLIDIREDVYFHDNVAFKDSIGRQVTAHDFEYSFKRILNHETGSSGSWIFSDKLERDEDGNYTEDCIKAIDKFKLKIRLKKAIPSFMQILAMPYAFVVPEEAVTYFGKDFDRNPVGTGPFTLTPSEWDEGTSLILRKNEKYWRKDNNFRPLPYLDIVKISFIGDKTQEYLTFLQGKLDFISGVDGNTIEHILEKDGTVKEDILNRYGVQKMPYLNTEYLGFQLDPSKYKDKNHPLLNVKVRKALSYAINRQELVSFLRNNLGIAGTEGFVPFALPAHHKGSVIGYQFDEKKAKELLAQAGYPEGKGFPKIKLYTNPLYSLMIEYLQRQWKNVLNIDVEIELNTFVKHQDLVDNGNVNFFRGAWLGDYPNEENYLTCFYSQNFSPTGPNKTHYVNNEFDRLYEAVQHEQNSWKRFELFHQMEQLVLDDCAVIILFYDEVLRILQKKVTGLEPNSMNYLRLERVDFKKTDKKPVVENL, encoded by the coding sequence ATGAAATTATCGGCAAATATAACCGAATATACTATAAATACTAAAGATATGATCAGACAAATTGGAGTTCTGATAGCTTTAACATTTTACCTCTCTGCATGTAGTAATTTAAGTACAGAACAGTTGCAGGAGGAAGAAAAAGAATTAAAAATTTTCAGATACAACCAACATGAGGGTTTAAGCTCGCTTGATCCGGCGCAAGCAAAAAATCAGGCAAACATTTGGGTTACCTCTCAAATCTACAATGGCTTATTTGAGTTTACTGAGGATTTGGCTGTTCACCCGAGTATTGCTAAGTCTTGGACAATATCTGAAGATGGAAAGCTATACCTTATAGATATAAGAGAAGATGTGTATTTTCATGACAATGTTGCTTTTAAAGACAGCATTGGTAGACAAGTTACTGCTCACGATTTTGAATATAGTTTTAAACGTATCTTAAATCACGAAACAGGTAGCAGCGGTAGCTGGATTTTTAGCGACAAACTTGAAAGAGATGAAGATGGCAACTATACTGAAGATTGCATAAAAGCGATTGATAAGTTTAAATTAAAAATAAGATTAAAAAAGGCTATTCCTTCTTTTATGCAGATATTGGCAATGCCTTATGCCTTTGTTGTTCCAGAAGAAGCAGTTACATATTTTGGAAAAGACTTTGACAGAAACCCAGTTGGAACCGGACCTTTTACCTTAACTCCGAGCGAATGGGACGAAGGAACCAGTTTAATTTTAAGAAAAAATGAAAAGTATTGGAGAAAAGATAACAACTTCCGCCCATTACCTTACTTAGATATAGTTAAAATATCTTTTATAGGTGATAAAACACAAGAGTATCTCACCTTCTTACAAGGAAAACTTGATTTTATTTCTGGTGTTGATGGAAATACCATAGAGCACATTCTAGAAAAAGATGGTACAGTAAAAGAAGACATATTAAATAGATATGGAGTACAAAAAATGCCATACCTTAATACAGAATACCTTGGTTTTCAGCTAGACCCATCAAAATATAAAGATAAAAACCATCCATTACTTAATGTAAAGGTTAGAAAAGCACTCAGCTATGCCATTAACAGGCAAGAGCTGGTTTCTTTTTTAAGAAACAATTTAGGTATAGCCGGAACGGAGGGTTTTGTACCATTTGCACTTCCTGCACACCATAAAGGTTCTGTTATAGGTTACCAGTTTGATGAGAAAAAAGCTAAAGAATTATTAGCTCAAGCAGGCTACCCAGAAGGAAAAGGCTTCCCTAAAATTAAACTTTATACCAATCCACTTTATAGTTTAATGATTGAATATCTGCAAAGGCAATGGAAAAATGTATTAAATATAGACGTAGAAATTGAGCTAAATACTTTCGTAAAACATCAAGATTTAGTCGATAATGGTAATGTTAACTTTTTTAGAGGTGCTTGGTTAGGAGATTATCCTAATGAAGAAAATTACCTTACCTGCTTTTATAGCCAAAACTTTTCTCCTACTGGCCCAAACAAAACACATTATGTAAACAATGAGTTTGACAGGTTGTATGAGGCTGTGCAGCATGAGCAAAATTCGTGGAAAAGATTTGAGCTTTTTCACCAAATGGAACAACTTGTTTTAGACGATTGTGCAGTAATAATTCTATTTTACGATGAAGTATTAAGAATTCTACAAAAAAAGGTAACTGGCTTAGAACCTAATTCTATGAATTATTTAAGGTTAGAAAGGGTCGATTTTAAAAAAACTGATAAAAAACCAGTAGTAGAAAATTTATAG